A segment of the Hoeflea ulvae genome:
GGTGAAGCCAGGGTTGCGCGGGCGTCCTGAAGGAGGATGAAATCGGGCTTGCGCGCCGCATCGTGTGCGGGCCCGCGCCGACACCAATCATCCGCCGGGACATTCATGAGGACGCACTGCGGTCGGGCGCCTCTGGGCCGGAGGCGGGGGAACGGTCAGAAGAGCCAGGCTCCGCTGTCTTCGATGATGTGAACCGGTTCCATCGAAACGGTTTCGGATCAACAATCGGAGGGCGATCGAGAAGCATGTCGGCCGCAAGCCGCCCCAATCCCGGGCCAAGTCCGAAACCATGTCCGGAGCAGCCGGAAGCAATATAGGCACCTGCCAGGCCCGGGATCTGATCGACCACGGGAACCGCATCGGGCGTCACATCCATGACACCGGCCCAAGCGTGAGTTGTGCGCGCATGCGCGAATTGGGGGAAGACCTTGCTGGCATTCCTGACCGCACGCTCAAGGAAGGGTTTCGACGGGCTGGGATCAAGGCTGCGCACCGCTTCGAAGATCGTCGGCCTGTCCGCGTCCCAGTGTCTTGAAAGCGAAAGGTCCTTGAGGAACGAGGGACCGATACGCAGATGGAATTCCCGCCAGTTCTCGATCAATCTGGGAAGGTACTGGCGAAACAGGCGGAAATTGTCAGGGACAATCTCGGCGATATTGGCGTTTCGCAGGGTCAGTGTATGGCCGCCATCAAGGCGGGGACGAAAGGAGAAATTTTCGGTCCCGAACGGATGGTCAGGCAGGCCCTGCGCACCGACAACGCGCGCAACCGTGCCGATGAGCCGCAACTGGGGGAAGTCGATGTCGTGATTGCCAAGCAGGGTGCGGCTCCATGCGCCCGCGGCTATCACCACCTTCTGCGCGCGGATGCGGCCGCGTTCCGTGACGACACCGGTCACGCGTCCCCCCTCAATATCGAGAGACCGGACGGCGCACTGGGTGACGACCGCGACACCGGCCCCGCGCGCCGCCTGTGCCATGGCGGGAACGGCCAACCAGGGTTCGGCATAGCCGTCTTGCGGCGACCACAGCGCCATGCGCACGTCACCCGCCAGCTCGGGAGTTCCGGCTTTCACCCGCTCACTGTTCAACAGGGTGGTTTCGATACCGTATCGATTGCCGATCTCGTGCCAGCGCATCCAGTGGTCCGCATCGCGCCGGGTAAAGGCTGCATAGGTGATTCCTGCCTGCCGGAATCCCGTTGTTCCCTTGATCCGTGTATCCATGACGCGCCAGAGTGCCAGTGAGGCGCTGGCCAGCGGCAGTTCAGCCTCTTCCCGTCCCATCTGGCGCACCCATCCCCAGTTGCGGCTGGATTGCTCTCCAGCGATCACCCCTTTCTCGCAAAGAGCAACCGACACCCCTGCTTCTGCCAGCTCCAGCGCTGTCATGACGCCGACAATGCCTCCGCCGATAACGACGACATCCGCCGAGAGCGGAAGCGTGGCGTCGCCCTCAAAGGCGGCGACCGGTACTGAAAGGGTCATTTGCCGGTCTCCAAACCTATCCAGATGGTCTTGGTCTGCTGATACTGCGCCAGCGCTTCCAGACCGTTGTCGCGGCTAAGCGATCCTGATCTGCGATAGCCGCCAAAGGGGGTCGCGACCGAACCTTCGGAGAAGCAATTCACCGAGACGGTGCCTACAGGCAACGCACGGGCGAAGCGGAACGCCTGGTCAATGTCCTGGGTAAAAACAGAGGCATGAAGGCCGAACTCCGTATCTGCAGCCAGCTTCAAGGCAGCGTCATCGCTGTCAACCTTCATGAGGCCCATGACCGGCCCGAAGATTTCCTCCCTGGCGATCTTCATGCCGGGCGTGACGCCGTCGAATATTGTCGGCTTGAGAAAGAAGCCGGGACTGTCGTCCAGGTCCGCGCTCCCGAGCAGGACCTGCGCGCCCTCTTCGACCCCCGACCTCAGATAGCCTGCGACCCGGTCCCGATGCTCGGCAGTGATCATCGCTCCCATGTCCGTGGCCGGATCGAGGGGGTCACCCACCTGAAGCTTCTTCACCCGTTCCAGGGTCCGTTCCACAAACTCTTCATAGCGGCTGCGATGAACGATCTGGCGCATATTGGCGGAACAGTTCTGACCGCCGTTCCAGAACGCCGCCATCACCGAGGCCTCGATCATCTCGTCGGTGATACGCGCCTGTTCAAGCACGATGAACGGGCTCTTGCCCCCCAGCTCCAGGCCGACAGGCTTCATGTTGGTCTCTGCGGCATAGCCGAGCAGGAACGCGCCGACTTCGCCCGAACCGGTGAAGGACACCGTGTCGATATCCGGGTGTCGTCCGATCGCCTGTCCGACGACTTCGCCAAGACCCGGGAGAATGTTCAGCACTCCGGGGGGGACGCCGGCTTCCGCTGCAAGCTCTCCAAGCCGCAGAGCCGTTAGAGAGGACTGCTCGGCCGGTTTGAGAATCACGGAACAGCCCGTGGCCAGCGCCGGCGCCAGCTTCCACGCCGCCATCAGCAGGGGAAAGTTCCACGGAACGATGAGACCCGCCACGCCGATCGGCTCCTGGACGATCATCGAGAACGCCTCCGGCCCGGTCGGCACCACGCGGCCAAATGTCTTGTCGATGGTTTCGGCGTACCATTGGAAGAAATGCGGCACCTCGTGCGCCACCTCATTGCGGCAGTCCCGGATGGTCTTGCCGCTGTCGAGCGCTTCAAGCAGTGCCAGCTCCTCGCCGCGCTCGCGCAACAATGCGGCAAACCGCAACAGGACATCCTTGCGCTGCGCGGGGTCGCAGCGCGACCATGCGCCGTCATCAAAGGCCCTGCGCGCGGCCCTGACTGCATGATCGACATCCGCACCGTCGCAGGCGGAAACTTCGGCCAACAGGGCGCCGGTGGCAGGGTTGAGGGTCGCAAAGGTCTTCCCGGAACGCGCGGGAACCGCAGCGCCGTCTATCCAGGCGCGCGTCTCGATCCTCACATTCTCCGCAAGTTCTCGGTTGCGGTGCGCATCACTCATCGCCGGTTCCTTCTCTTTCTAGGGTGACAAAACAGGGGGGATCAAAGGCGCGCACGGGCGGCAGGGCACCTGTCCATTTGCGCACGGCGACCCTGCTGACCTGGCCGGTACAGCCCCGCGTCAATTGCGAGGTGCCCTTGTCGGGCGTAAGCACATTTGCCGAGCCATGCGCGCAGAAGACACGTGCCGTCCCTTCGGGATCCGGTTGGGGGTCGAACCAGGCTCCGGTTTGCAGGTGCGCGACGCCGGGCCGAACGCTCGGGGTAATCTCGACGCCTGCGAGGCAGGCGCCGCAATCGTTTTCCACGCGCGCAACGTCGCCATTTTTCAGTGAGAGCGCCGAGGCATCGGCCGGGTTCAACCGCAGCTTTTCGCGACCAGCCACCTTTGCCCGGCAAGAGGTTTCCCCGAAATCCAGCTGGCTGTGAAGCCGCGTCGAAGGCGCATTGGCAATCAGATGGAATGGGTATCGCGCATCGGGTGCGCGCAGATGCGGACGCCAAACGGGCATGCCGGGCGCATCATCATAGCCGTAGGCGGCAATTTCCTGGCTGAAGATCTCGATCCTACCGCTGGGCGTGCCGAGAGGGCGGTCCACAGGCGCCTTGCGAAAGGCTTCGAGGAACCCGCCGCTGTCAGCCTCGCAGGGCAGATCGATCCACCCCCTGCGCCAGAACTCATCGAAATCCGGCGCATCAAGGCCCCGTTCCTCAAGCGCCTTGCGGGTCGGCTCATAAAGATGGCGCAGCCACTGGTCCGGCGAGCGGCCTTCGGTAAATCCTGCATGTTCTTCCGGTCCCATCGCTTCGGCCACGGCCGCCAGCGCCTCGTGGTCGGAACGCGCCTCGCCTCTCGGTTCGCACAACTGCTGCATCGCAAACAGACGCGGATCATTGCGGGTACCGCCAAAGTCCGAGCGTTCAAGCGAGAAGGAGATCGGCAAGACGATGTCGGCGGACTTCGCAGTGGCGGTCCAGGCCTGTTCCTGCACAACAAAGGTATCGACCCGACCGATCGCCTGCGACAGACGATGGAGATCCTGATGGTGATGAAAGGGGTTCCCCCGGCCCACCACAGCAGGCGAATGTCCGGGAAGGTTCGCTCCTGTCCCATGAAGCTGAACGGCGCCCCGGGATTGAGCAGCATGTCGGAAATCGATGCAACGGGTATCCACTCGGAACAGCTATTCTTCCCCTGCGGCATGACCGGTATCGGAACCGCGACCTTCTGGCGTCCGGTATGGGCAAGCGACCCGAAGGCATAGGTGAATCCGCGACCGGGCAGACCGATCTGTCCGACCATCGACGCCAGAGCAAGGGCCGCCCAGAGCGGCTGCTCGCCGAACTCCGCGCGCTGAATCGCGTGCGCGACGGAAATCAGCGACTTTCGCCGAACGAGTTCGCGCGCGAGTGTCGCAATCGTTTCGGCGGAAATGCCGGTGATTGCCTCCGCCCATGCCGGCGTTTTCGGGCCACCGTCGGTGGCGCCGACCAGGTACTCGCGGAATCGCTCATAGCCCACGCAATGGGTTTTCAGGAACTTCGTGTCGGCAAGACCTTCATCCTGCAACACGAAAGCCATCGCCAGGATGAGCGCGGTGTCCGTGCCCGGCCGTATCGGATGCCACACGGTGCCGATGTCGGCCGGCATGTCGTCGCAAATGGGCGAGACCAGGTGAAACACCCCGCCGCGGGCCGATATCCGGCGCATGGCATCATGTTCGATATGATCGCTGACGCCGCCATTGCCGATGGCCGAGTTGCGCGGCGGCATGCCGCCGAAACTGACGATGAGTTCTGTTTCTGCCACAACCTGTTTCCAGGAAACGGTGTTTCGCGAGATCTCGCCGAAGCTGCCGATCAGTCTAGGCAGCAACGGCGCGGACGCACCGGCGCTATAGCTGCTCACCCCGGTGACATAGCCCCCGAACACGCTGTTGAGAAACCGGTGGATCTGGCTCTGGGCATGGTGGAAGCGCCCCGCGCTGGCCCAGCCATAAGATCCGCCATACACGCTCGCCGCGCCGAAGTCGGCTCGCACGCGCTTCACCTCACCCGCCAGCAGTTCGGAGGCTTTTTCCCAGCTCACCTCGACGAAGGGCTCACCGATCGGGCGCGGGCGCGGACCCGGGCCGTACCGGAGCCAGCTTTCCCGGATCGCCGGCCGGAGCACACGCGCGGGATGATCCAGGGCGTTGCGATAGTTTTGCAGCATCGGATTTGGTGCGCGATCGCCCTCGTGCGGCGTAAGCTTCAGCCCATCGCGGTCTTTCCGTGCGTAGAATGCGCCCCAGTGGCTGGAGTGGATGACATCGCGTGACATGGTCATGCCTCCACCGGCGGAAGCGATTCCGCGTGGTGGCAGGCGACAAGCCGCCCCATCACCGGTCGCAACACGGGCGTTTCCGAGCGGCATCGCTCTGTTACAAAGGGACATCGGGGATGAAACCGGCATCCGCTGGGCGGATCGAGCGGTGAAGGCGGCTCGCCTTCCAAAACTTGGGAACTGGCCACCCATTCCGGATCCGGCACTGGCGACACGCTGCGTAGCAGCCGGGTATAAGGATGAGCCGGCGCGTCGAAGACCGCCCGCGTGGCCCCGCTCTCGATCACCTGCCCCAGATACATCACGGCGGTCCGCTCACAGAAGTGACGGACAACGCCGAGATCGTGGGAAATGAAAACGAAGGCTATGTTCCGTTCCTTTTTCAGGCGCGCCATCAGGTTGAGAATTTGGGCCTGAACCGAAACATCAAGCGCCGAGACCGGCTCGTCGGCGATGATCATGCTGGGTGAAAGAACGAGAGCCCGGGCGATGCCGATCCGTTGCTTCTGGCCGCCAGAGAACTCGTGAGGGAAACGGCTGGCGGCTTCCGGCGGCAGACCGACTTCGCTCAACGCGCTGTGCACGAGCCCATTGATGGCTGCACCCGAAGCGATCTTGTGCACGCGGATAGCTTCCGCGAGCGCGTCGCCGATGCGCATCCGGGGCGACAGCGACGCCGCAGGATCCTGGAAGATCATCTGCAGTTTGGGACGCAGATGCCGCAACTGGCGCACAGCCATTTGGGAAATGTCGGTTCCGTTGAAAACCACTGTGCCGCCGCTGGGCTTGACCAGCCGCAGAATTGCACGCGCGACCGTGGACTTTCCGCAGCCGCTCTCGCCGACGATGCCGAGCGCCTCGCCTTCGTCGACTTTGAAACTCACCCCATCCACGGCCTTCAGCGGATAGGTCCTCGGCACGGGCCAGCCCCTGCGGATTGAATAGGTCACACGCAGGTCATCGACACTAAGAAGCATTGTCGCCTCCATTGACGTGCAGCCAGCAGCGGACAGTATGGTCCGGCGTGCCTTCCAGCGTGACCGGCGGCGGCATCTTGTGGCATATCTCCATCGCATGCGGACACCTGTCCATGAACCGGCATCCATCCGGCATGCTCGGAAGGGATGGCACCCTTCCCGGAATCGAGGCCAGTTCCGACAAATCCCGGTCGACCCTGGGCAAACTGGCGAGAAGCGCGCGGGAATAGGGGTGCGCGGGACGGCGGAAAAGCTCCTGGACGGACGCGGATTCAACCAGATCGCCGCCATACATCACGACGACGCGGTCAGCGTGACCGGCCACGATCCCCAGATTGTGGGTGATGAGCAGCATGCCCATCTTTCCCTCGCCCTGCAAAAGATCGAGAAGATCGAGAATCTGGCGCTGTACGGTCACATCGAGCGCCGTTGTCGGTTCGTCCGCAATCAGCAGACGGGGGTGACATGCGATCGCCAGCGCAATTACCACACGCTGGCGCATGCCGCCGGAGAACTCGTGCGGATAGGAATTGTACCGGCTGGCGGCAGACGGGATCCGCACTTTCTCCATCAAGGCAATCGCTGCGGTTCGAGCTTCGCGCTTGCCCATACCGAGGTGATCACGCAGCGGCTCGGCGATCTGCTCGCCGACGCTCAGGACAGGGTTAAGCGCCGTCATTGGCTCCTGGAACACCATGCCGATCCTTGCGCCTCGGATCTTCTCCATCCGGACTTCCGGCAGTGCTTCGATCGCGACGGAATCGAGGATAACGCGGCCTTCGGTGATCGCGGCGACGGAGGGAAGAAGTCCCATGATAGACATGGCGAGCAGGCTCTTGCCGCAACCGCTTTCGCCGACGATTGCAAGGGTTTCCCCGTCAGCGACCTCAAACGAGATTTCTCGCAAGGCGTGGCAATCACGTTCGTCGAGCCGAAGCGTGGTGCGAAGGTTTTCGACACTGAGCACACTCATGCCGACGCCCTCGGATCATTGGCATCTCGAAGCCCGTCACCCACCAGGTTGAGACCGATCATCACCACGAGGATGGCGACCGAAGGCCAGATGGCGAGCCCTGGATAATCCAGGAGGTTGTCAAATCCCTCGCGCACCAGACCACCCAGGGTCGCCGCCGGCGGTGGAGCCCCGAGGCCGATAAAGGCCAGCGAGCTTTCGGTGCGCACGGCGGTCGCAAGCCAGAGCGTTGCGACAATGATCATGTCATCGAGCGTTTCAGGCAGGATATGACGGAACACGATGCGCGAGTCCGAATAGCCCAGCACCCGGCAGGCATCGATGTAGTCGCGGTCCCGCAGGGCAAGGGCAGCCGAGCGCGCCATCCGGTAAAAAGCCGGAAAGGCGGTGATCGCAATGGCGATGATCAGATTGGTGATCCCCGGACCCAACAGCGCGACAATGATAATGCCGGCCACCATTTGCGGAAAACTCATCAGCAGATCGTTGGCGGCCGAAATCCAGCGATCAATGCGGCCCCCGTAATAGCCCGACAGGATGCCGACGGCGGTGCCCGCCACCATCGCCAGCACGGTCGACGCGAGAGCTGTCCAGAGTGTGATCCGCAATCCGTAGAGTATGCGTGAAAAGGTGTCGCGGCCGAACCGGTCGGTGCCCAGCCAGTAGTCTGCCGATGGCGGACGGAAACGCGCCAGCATCGACTGGGCATAAGGGTCATGCGGCGCGATGAACGGCGCGAACACGGCTGCCAGGAGCACGATGATCATGATCGTGGCGCCGATGCAGATGGCGATCCAGCCGGGGCTGCGGGACTTGCGAGCGGGGTGAGTGGCGCTGGTCATGTCGGTCATCCGGTCTTCACCCTCGGATCGGCAAACCTGTAGCAAAGGTCGGTCAATGCATTGACCAGCACAACCAGGATCGCATAGGCCACGACCAGTCCCTGCAACAACGTGTAGTCGCGCCGCTCCAGCGCCCCGATCACCAGCTTGCCAAGGCCCGGCCTGTTGAAGACGATCTCGGTCAGGACCGAGTTGCCGATCAGAACGCTGAAATAGAGCCCCGTGAAGGTTACGACGGCGAGCAGGACATTGCGCAGGGCATGCTTCCAGACGATGCGGCTGGCGGGGACGCCCTTGGCCTTGGCTGTCCGGATGAAA
Coding sequences within it:
- a CDS encoding ABC transporter ATP-binding protein; amino-acid sequence: MLLSVDDLRVTYSIRRGWPVPRTYPLKAVDGVSFKVDEGEALGIVGESGCGKSTVARAILRLVKPSGGTVVFNGTDISQMAVRQLRHLRPKLQMIFQDPAASLSPRMRIGDALAEAIRVHKIASGAAINGLVHSALSEVGLPPEAASRFPHEFSGGQKQRIGIARALVLSPSMIIADEPVSALDVSVQAQILNLMARLKKERNIAFVFISHDLGVVRHFCERTAVMYLGQVIESGATRAVFDAPAHPYTRLLRSVSPVPDPEWVASSQVLEGEPPSPLDPPSGCRFHPRCPFVTERCRSETPVLRPVMGRLVACHHAESLPPVEA
- a CDS encoding aldehyde dehydrogenase, which gives rise to MSDAHRNRELAENVRIETRAWIDGAAVPARSGKTFATLNPATGALLAEVSACDGADVDHAVRAARRAFDDGAWSRCDPAQRKDVLLRFAALLRERGEELALLEALDSGKTIRDCRNEVAHEVPHFFQWYAETIDKTFGRVVPTGPEAFSMIVQEPIGVAGLIVPWNFPLLMAAWKLAPALATGCSVILKPAEQSSLTALRLGELAAEAGVPPGVLNILPGLGEVVGQAIGRHPDIDTVSFTGSGEVGAFLLGYAAETNMKPVGLELGGKSPFIVLEQARITDEMIEASVMAAFWNGGQNCSANMRQIVHRSRYEEFVERTLERVKKLQVGDPLDPATDMGAMITAEHRDRVAGYLRSGVEEGAQVLLGSADLDDSPGFFLKPTIFDGVTPGMKIAREEIFGPVMGLMKVDSDDAALKLAADTEFGLHASVFTQDIDQAFRFARALPVGTVSVNCFSEGSVATPFGGYRRSGSLSRDNGLEALAQYQQTKTIWIGLETGK
- a CDS encoding NAD(P)/FAD-dependent oxidoreductase, which gives rise to MTLSVPVAAFEGDATLPLSADVVVIGGGIVGVMTALELAEAGVSVALCEKGVIAGEQSSRNWGWVRQMGREEAELPLASASLALWRVMDTRIKGTTGFRQAGITYAAFTRRDADHWMRWHEIGNRYGIETTLLNSERVKAGTPELAGDVRMALWSPQDGYAEPWLAVPAMAQAARGAGVAVVTQCAVRSLDIEGGRVTGVVTERGRIRAQKVVIAAGAWSRTLLGNHDIDFPQLRLIGTVARVVGAQGLPDHPFGTENFSFRPRLDGGHTLTLRNANIAEIVPDNFRLFRQYLPRLIENWREFHLRIGPSFLKDLSLSRHWDADRPTIFEAVRSLDPSPSKPFLERAVRNASKVFPQFAHARTTHAWAGVMDVTPDAVPVVDQIPGLAGAYIASGCSGHGFGLGPGLGRLAADMLLDRPPIVDPKPFRWNRFTSSKTAEPGSSDRSPASGPEAPDRSASS
- a CDS encoding ABC transporter ATP-binding protein, which gives rise to MSVLSVENLRTTLRLDERDCHALREISFEVADGETLAIVGESGCGKSLLAMSIMGLLPSVAAITEGRVILDSVAIEALPEVRMEKIRGARIGMVFQEPMTALNPVLSVGEQIAEPLRDHLGMGKREARTAAIALMEKVRIPSAASRYNSYPHEFSGGMRQRVVIALAIACHPRLLIADEPTTALDVTVQRQILDLLDLLQGEGKMGMLLITHNLGIVAGHADRVVVMYGGDLVESASVQELFRRPAHPYSRALLASLPRVDRDLSELASIPGRVPSLPSMPDGCRFMDRCPHAMEICHKMPPPVTLEGTPDHTVRCWLHVNGGDNAS
- a CDS encoding molybdopterin dinucleotide binding domain-containing protein, with the protein product MQQLCEPRGEARSDHEALAAVAEAMGPEEHAGFTEGRSPDQWLRHLYEPTRKALEERGLDAPDFDEFWRRGWIDLPCEADSGGFLEAFRKAPVDRPLGTPSGRIEIFSQEIAAYGYDDAPGMPVWRPHLRAPDARYPFHLIANAPSTRLHSQLDFGETSCRAKVAGREKLRLNPADASALSLKNGDVARVENDCGACLAGVEITPSVRPGVAHLQTGAWFDPQPDPEGTARVFCAHGSANVLTPDKGTSQLTRGCTGQVSRVAVRKWTGALPPVRAFDPPCFVTLEREGTGDE
- a CDS encoding ABC transporter permease — its product is MTSATHPARKSRSPGWIAICIGATIMIIVLLAAVFAPFIAPHDPYAQSMLARFRPPSADYWLGTDRFGRDTFSRILYGLRITLWTALASTVLAMVAGTAVGILSGYYGGRIDRWISAANDLLMSFPQMVAGIIIVALLGPGITNLIIAIAITAFPAFYRMARSAALALRDRDYIDACRVLGYSDSRIVFRHILPETLDDMIIVATLWLATAVRTESSLAFIGLGAPPPAATLGGLVREGFDNLLDYPGLAIWPSVAILVVMIGLNLVGDGLRDANDPRASA